GGAATGAGAGTGGGTATAATAAAGCGGCCAGCATTACTTTAGAGTTTACACAATTTGAGGAGATACCAAAATTACAAGTGAAACCTAAGATAAATTGCGAAATCAACCTCGACTCGGAAGTGAACGCTACGGATTTTTTTAATGTAATAAGTAGTGCTGGAGAAGTGGAAGCAGAATTTATAAATAAACTATATTCTAATTCTTATAACCCTGGTAAGCACACCGCTACAATCCATGCATGGGACGAATACGGAGAAGAAGATAAAAATGATAAAGAACATAACCTTACATTTGATGTGGTAGTCAATGCTGTAGATAAGAGTACTTGGAAGGATAAAAACCTTAGGGATTGGAAGTTTATTTCTGCAAATCAATGGGAGATTGTTAGAGATCCAGACAATAGTCTAACAGACGATCATGTCATCTATTCTAATGATTCCATTAAGGCTCATAAAGAGTACAGCTTAGAAAAAGGAGCCACATACAAATTTACGGCTTTTATCAAACCAGATGTTTTAAGTACATGGGATAAAATGGCACTTTCATTGATACCCGGTAGGAGTTCCTCTAAAAAAAGAGAAATCTTTTCTTCGAACTCGTATGATTTACCGTCCATAGATAAGGGATTCAAAGAAGTGAGTAAGGAATTTACTGTAGGGGACGGCGAAGAAAATCTGACATTTGAATTTTTCGCCAACTTCTATAAAAAAGGAGGATATATTGATTCTTTTAAATTAGAAAGAATTAAATAGTAGAGCATCCAACATTTTATCGGTATGAAAGAGAATCACCTACTTTATATAAAGAAAAGGGGAACTCCCAATGATACAGACAGAAGAGAAAATGCTAAAAGCTGTAGGTCAATTCTTCTACGGAGACAATTTTAACGAACTGGCCTTTGTTGTGGCACGGGGCATCAATGGGTTTAAATTAGATAAAAGAACATTAGATGGCGTTGATTTTAAAAAGACAATACAATCTGTTCGGTGGTTAGCTAATTTCACGCCAAAGGAAAGCGGCGTTTATACATTCACCATTAATCCTCATTGTTTTGCGCATATTCTGATTGACGGCGAAAATGCTAAGGATCAAGAAATACAGTTAGAAGCAGGAAAAAGTTATCCATTCGTGGTAGCTTACTTTGGAAATCCGATGACAGAACAAGAAGAGCTGCTTCAATTAGACGTGCACTATACCTTCAATCAACAAGAAACAAAAGAGATTGAGGTTGAAACCTTTTCTATTCCTGAAATCATTTCTTTTGAAAGTCTTCCAATGGGTACTGATTCTAGAACGGAGAATAAACTGCCTGATACAGATGAAGATGGTATTTGTGATGAGTGGGAAGTGAACGGATATTATGTGAAAAACAATATAGCCGTTTTTCCTTGGCCTAAAGAGGGATCACAAGAAGAAAAAGAATTAATCAAGCAAGGATTTAAAAAATTTGTTTCAAATCCATATGAATCTCATACGGCTGGAGACCCCTATTCGGATTTGGAAAAAGCAAGTGGCGCGCTTGATCGTACAATTCACAAAGTAGCCAGGGATCCTCTTGTTGCGGCATATCCCAGTATTACAGTTGGCATGGAAGAACTGATTCTTTCAAATAATGAAAATATTAGCTCGACAAAGGGAAAGACCGTTAGTCGGTCCACTTCTTCCAGTGTTAGTGACTCTAATACGTTAGGAATCGATGTAAGTACGGGCTTTTCTCTTTTTCAAGGATTTTCAGCATCTGTTACCGGCCATTATTCCCATTCCTCTACGCATACCGTTGATTCTTCCAATACTTCAGGGCAAGATTGGCAGCATCAATTAGAATTAAATACCGGACAATCTGCTTATATGAATGCCAATGTACGCTATTATAATACGGGGACAGCCCCTGTATATAACCTGGTTCCGACCACCAATTTAGTGTTAGGAAGACAAACCATTGCTACCGTCACCGGACAACTCAATCAAAGATCGCTTAGTTTAACGCCCGGGCAGACGTATCCTAAACAACATTTACATGGGGTGGCTTTAAATACAATAGATCAGTTTAGTTCGGCTCCCATTGCTCTTAATATCAATCAATTGGATAGACTAGAATCGGGAGAAAAATTAAAGTTAGAAACGACTCAATTTCAGGGAGCATTTGCAAAAAGATCTCCCGCTGGCGGGCAAGTAGTACTGGAGGAAAATGAGTGGGCTCATTATATGCCGCAAATAGAAAGTATGACGGCTGGTATCCTGATTAATATGGGGGGAAACCGATTCATTGAACGGCGTGTTGCGGCAAAAGACCCCCTGAATCCCAATGATCGAACTCCAGAATTGACACTGGGAGAAGCCTTAGAAAAATCGATAGGGATGTTCTTAGATAAAGAGAACAAAAATTTTTATTTCATAGATGAAGAAACAGGCAACAGACATATTATAAGCCCTGATCTGGTTCATCTTGTATTTGATAAAAAGACAGAGAAAAAGATAAAGGAAGAACAAGAAAGGAAACCGGACATAAAAACCATTTATGGTATGACCATCCGACCAGAGATGAATATACAAATCAATGTTCCTGTATTATATGATGACTTCACGAAAAATTCCGACAAGTGGAGCGGAGGGGACTATGATACAGAACATGCTTTGTATAAAGGTCAATGTTATGAGATAGGCAAAGAAAAAGAAGGAGTATATAGAAACTTTAGCCTTGAGCGTAATGCTACATATTTAATTGTGATGGCCGTTAAAGGAAGTCCGACAAAGGATAAGAATATTATTGTAGAGATAGATGGAATAACAGGAGTCAAAGAATTTGGAAACTTTAAAGTGGATAAAGACTATAAATATGAGAAGATGGTACTTAAAACATTTGGGGACATGGAAAACCATTTAAAACTTCATATTAAGAATAATACCAACGATCCTATATACATTGATAACTTTTCTATTGTAAAAATAGGAAGAGGTATTGATGAATTGGAAAAAGAAAATATAGAATATGCTAAAAATATTAAATATACCGATAAATTTTATATTTATGGAATATCAGGAGAAAAAATCATTACAAATGATAGAAGTCTTCCTGTTATGAAAAATAAGGGTGAGACCGAACAACAAAAATTTTCAATTCAATATTGGGGTAATGGAACATGTAAAATTATTGATACATCTACTGGTCATGTTTTGACATGGATTGAGAAACTTGCATTTTTAGTTTTTTCACAAAATACAGGAGGAACTCATAAAAATCAATTTTGGTATTTGAAAAAATCGACTAATCCAAACCAAATGGGCTATCAAATTATAAATTATTTGGATAGAAGCAAAGTATTAGAATATGACACTGGTAAAGATGGAAAAGTAAAAGATGGAGGGCTAATTCGAATTGCAACACTAGATGAAAACAAACCATCACAATACTTCAAATTTCCCCAGAAAGTCTAAGATATTAAAGATTACAAGATAAACTGGATTTTAAGATAGATGGAAATAACATGTCTATGCGGCAGGTTATTTTTGCATTGATCTTGTTTTGGACGTGGTAACGGTTATTCAAATAGTTGGTTGTGAATTTTTGCGTTTTTAGTGATTTGGTGCCAGTCAGGTTCACTCCTTTTATTTTTCCTAATATGCTTTTTGCATGAAGTTTCGAAGCATTTTTTACGATTGCTAAACTAGTTGGAGGTCAAATGCTGTTAGGAGGTTATCATCTACTTGAATAATCAACTGAAAAGATTATCTGTGATGGAATATACGAAACCTTAAAGGAAAAAAAGAGCATTTGAAATACTAAAAGCACCTTTTCGAATTCATCAGGAAAGGAAGAAATATATAAAGCATCGAAGAATAAAATTCTTATTAAAATTTTAAGCTTGCTAAGAGAGCTTGGCAATTATTTTTTTTATAAGTTAAGTTCAAACGAAAAATTAACCATTAAAAAACAAAATTTCCAATAAAAGATGAATATATCATGATAGATTTTCGTATTGATAAGGAAAAAGCAAAAAAGTGGGGAAAAAAAGAATACTCGAAATGGAAATCAACATTAACAGAAGAAGAAAAAAGACAAATTACACTATATACTAGAAACGCTAGTCCTATTAATACCTATCTTAGAGAAGAGGGTATAGGATCCAAACCTGACATGGATAAGAAAATTGAACTAATAGACAAAGCACTGATTAAAACAAAGTTAAAGGATTCGGTAACAGTATATCGTGGTACAGATGGGATTATTTTTGGAAAAGAATTCCAAACCACTTTGATGAATGGGAATAAGGTTAATGGGGAAGTGGCCAAGAAAATTAAAAAAGAATTTGAAGGAACAATGTTATTGGAGCGAGGATACTTAAGCACATCATTAGTTAATGGAACACTATTTCTTGCAAGACCAGTTCTTATAGAATTAAAGATTCCTAAAGGGGGTAATGCTGGGTATGTAGATCCTATTAGTTACTATCCCGGCCAGCTTGAGATGTTACTACCCAGAGATACTAAATATTATATTGATAATATAAAGATTATTGTAAATGGTGGATCGCAGAGATTAAAAGTAGAGGCCAGAGTATTAAGTTGAGTCCATAGAGGATATAATTAACCTGTCTTAGCGGCAGGTTATTTTTACATTGATCCCTATTAATTGTTTCGCTTTTATTTAGTGAATTGGTTGTAGGCAAGATTGTCAAGGGGTACAACTTTAAATACAGAAAAAAATCTAAAAAAACTCTTGACAAAAGGTCTTTGCAACCATCTCACCCAGAAACCCTTGTTTTTGCAACCAGATCTTTTCTGATCCTCAATTGTGTTGAATTCCGCACTTGTATATTTACATAACAGGGAAATATATGGTAAATTTCTATGCGGTCTCTTATTTTATGGAAGTAAGAGGAGTATAAGGAAGTAGATATCATATAATGAAAGGTTGGATTCTATGAGAAAAATAACGAATATTGCAGT
This Paenibacillus larvae subsp. larvae DNA region includes the following protein-coding sequences:
- a CDS encoding binary toxin-like calcium binding domain-containing protein, with amino-acid sequence MIQTEEKMLKAVGQFFYGDNFNELAFVVARGINGFKLDKRTLDGVDFKKTIQSVRWLANFTPKESGVYTFTINPHCFAHILIDGENAKDQEIQLEAGKSYPFVVAYFGNPMTEQEELLQLDVHYTFNQQETKEIEVETFSIPEIISFESLPMGTDSRTENKLPDTDEDGICDEWEVNGYYVKNNIAVFPWPKEGSQEEKELIKQGFKKFVSNPYESHTAGDPYSDLEKASGALDRTIHKVARDPLVAAYPSITVGMEELILSNNENISSTKGKTVSRSTSSSVSDSNTLGIDVSTGFSLFQGFSASVTGHYSHSSTHTVDSSNTSGQDWQHQLELNTGQSAYMNANVRYYNTGTAPVYNLVPTTNLVLGRQTIATVTGQLNQRSLSLTPGQTYPKQHLHGVALNTIDQFSSAPIALNINQLDRLESGEKLKLETTQFQGAFAKRSPAGGQVVLEENEWAHYMPQIESMTAGILINMGGNRFIERRVAAKDPLNPNDRTPELTLGEALEKSIGMFLDKENKNFYFIDEETGNRHIISPDLVHLVFDKKTEKKIKEEQERKPDIKTIYGMTIRPEMNIQINVPVLYDDFTKNSDKWSGGDYDTEHALYKGQCYEIGKEKEGVYRNFSLERNATYLIVMAVKGSPTKDKNIIVEIDGITGVKEFGNFKVDKDYKYEKMVLKTFGDMENHLKLHIKNNTNDPIYIDNFSIVKIGRGIDELEKENIEYAKNIKYTDKFYIYGISGEKIITNDRSLPVMKNKGETEQQKFSIQYWGNGTCKIIDTSTGHVLTWIEKLAFLVFSQNTGGTHKNQFWYLKKSTNPNQMGYQIINYLDRSKVLEYDTGKDGKVKDGGLIRIATLDENKPSQYFKFPQKV
- a CDS encoding ADP-ribosyltransferase, producing the protein MIDFRIDKEKAKKWGKKEYSKWKSTLTEEEKRQITLYTRNASPINTYLREEGIGSKPDMDKKIELIDKALIKTKLKDSVTVYRGTDGIIFGKEFQTTLMNGNKVNGEVAKKIKKEFEGTMLLERGYLSTSLVNGTLFLARPVLIELKIPKGGNAGYVDPISYYPGQLEMLLPRDTKYYIDNIKIIVNGGSQRLKVEARVLS